Proteins encoded within one genomic window of Polaribacter sp. NJDZ03:
- the clpX gene encoding ATP-dependent Clp protease ATP-binding subunit ClpX: MSKEENLECSFCGRKKAETDLLIAGIDAHICDKCIEQAHGIVEEEISEAKSGDLSKDLMLKKPLEIKEFLDQYIIGQLETKRAMAVAVYNHYKRLLQTKDDKDDVEIEKSNIVLVGETGTGKTLVAKTIARMLNVPFAIVDATVLTQAGYVGEDVESILSKLLQAADYDVEKAQRGIIFIDEIDKIARKGDNPSITRDVSGEGVQQALLKLLEGTVVNVAPKGGRKHPEQKFIEVDTKEILFIAGGAFSGIERYISKRLNMQAVGFGASLDDDKVDEENLLQYIIPSDLKAFGLIPEIIGRLPVLSYMNPLDAKTLRSILTEPKNAIIKQYTKLFTMDDVAFSIDEEALNYIVEKAVEYKLGARGLRSLCEAIFTDAMFDLPSSNEKELKVTKAYAEAKLSNSTLKKLKAAS, from the coding sequence ATGTCGAAAGAAGAAAATTTAGAATGTTCGTTTTGCGGACGAAAAAAAGCAGAAACAGACTTGTTAATAGCAGGTATAGATGCTCATATTTGCGATAAATGTATAGAACAAGCGCACGGAATTGTAGAAGAAGAAATTTCTGAAGCAAAATCTGGCGACTTGTCTAAAGATTTAATGCTAAAAAAACCTTTAGAAATTAAAGAATTCTTAGATCAATATATTATTGGTCAATTAGAAACTAAAAGAGCAATGGCGGTGGCTGTATATAATCATTACAAAAGATTATTACAAACCAAAGACGATAAAGACGATGTAGAAATAGAGAAATCTAACATTGTTTTAGTAGGTGAAACAGGTACCGGAAAAACCTTAGTAGCAAAAACAATTGCAAGAATGTTAAACGTACCTTTTGCTATTGTAGATGCCACTGTTTTAACACAAGCTGGGTATGTTGGTGAAGATGTAGAAAGTATTTTAAGTAAATTATTACAAGCTGCAGATTACGACGTAGAAAAAGCGCAAAGAGGTATTATTTTTATAGATGAAATCGATAAAATTGCAAGAAAAGGAGACAATCCTTCTATTACCAGAGATGTTTCTGGAGAAGGAGTACAGCAAGCGCTATTAAAATTATTAGAGGGTACGGTTGTAAATGTTGCGCCAAAAGGAGGAAGAAAACATCCTGAGCAAAAATTTATAGAAGTAGACACTAAAGAAATTTTATTTATTGCAGGTGGTGCTTTTTCAGGAATCGAAAGATATATAAGCAAGCGTTTAAATATGCAAGCTGTAGGTTTTGGAGCTTCTTTAGATGATGACAAAGTAGATGAAGAAAACTTGTTGCAATACATTATTCCTTCAGATTTAAAAGCTTTTGGTTTAATTCCAGAAATTATTGGACGTTTACCTGTTTTAAGCTACATGAATCCTTTAGATGCTAAAACATTAAGGTCTATTTTAACAGAGCCAAAAAATGCTATTATAAAACAGTATACCAAGTTATTTACAATGGATGATGTGGCTTTTTCTATAGACGAAGAAGCATTAAATTACATTGTAGAAAAAGCGGTAGAATATAAATTAGGAGCAAGAGGTTTGCGTTCTTTATGTGAGGCGATTTTTACAGATGCAATGTTCGATTTACCAAGTTCTAATGAAAAAGAACTTAAAGTAACGAAAGCGTATGCAGAAGCAAAATTATCAAATTCAACCTTAAAGAAATTAAAGGCAGCTTCTTAA
- the clpP gene encoding ATP-dependent Clp endopeptidase proteolytic subunit ClpP, with protein MDYGKEFEKYATKHHGINSNYYGKITSSVTPYIMEERQMNITQMDVFSRLMMDRIIFLGTGINDQVANIIQAQLLFLESVDANKDISIYINSPGGGVYAGLGIYDTMQFIKPDVATICTGMAASMGAVLMCAGAAGKRSALPHSRVMIHQPLGGAQGQASDIEITAREIIKLKGELYDIIANHSGQTVEKVHNDSDRDYWMKADEAKAYGMIDEVLARKK; from the coding sequence ATGGATTACGGAAAAGAGTTCGAAAAATACGCAACAAAACATCACGGAATTAACAGCAACTATTATGGTAAAATTACAAGTAGTGTAACGCCATATATTATGGAAGAGCGCCAAATGAATATTACGCAAATGGATGTTTTTTCTCGTTTAATGATGGATAGAATTATCTTTTTAGGAACAGGAATTAATGACCAAGTAGCAAATATTATTCAAGCTCAGTTGTTATTTTTAGAAAGTGTAGATGCTAATAAAGATATTTCAATTTATATCAATTCTCCTGGTGGAGGAGTGTATGCAGGTTTAGGTATTTATGACACTATGCAGTTTATAAAACCAGATGTAGCAACAATTTGTACTGGTATGGCAGCTTCTATGGGTGCCGTTTTAATGTGTGCAGGAGCAGCGGGTAAACGTTCTGCATTACCACACTCTAGAGTAATGATTCACCAACCTTTAGGTGGTGCACAAGGTCAGGCTTCAGATATAGAAATTACTGCAAGAGAAATTATAAAGTTAAAAGGAGAGTTGTATGATATTATTGCAAACCACTCTGGTCAAACAGTAGAAAAAGTACATAATGATTCTGATAGAGATTATTGGATGAAGGCAGATGAAGCAAAAGCGTACGGAATGATTGACGAAGTTTTAGCAAGAAAAAAGTAA
- a CDS encoding trigger factor encodes MNITKENIDALNAVVKVDIVAEDYQAKVSNLLADYRKKADVPGFRKGHVPMGMIKKQYGKSIMMDEVNKLLQESLNKFIAEEKLEMLGNPLPRMKEDFNWDAEVFSFEFELGLAPVFEVDLKAKDKVTQYNIVATEELLDEEVKNIQTRYGNVSAIDEATEESNITGTFVNEEKEINKKSTFIVKDVNGEANIAKLVGAKVGDVIELATKDLFEDAHRLQHLLDVEHDVIHDLDITVTFTVEEITKTTPADLDKELFEKLFADGSVITVSDLRGKIKEDAEKQFQQQGDQQLLNAITEYLVESTKFDLPAEFLKKWLRTAGEKPLTDEEATAEFEKSEKGLRYQLIEGKVMKDNDIKIDYTELVDYAKGFIRTQMAQFGNTNPEEKELDDIAGRILQNQEEAQKLQSQLISNKLLTFYKENMSFKSKELSYEDFIKEVYK; translated from the coding sequence ATGAATATTACAAAAGAAAACATTGATGCGTTAAACGCAGTTGTAAAAGTAGATATCGTAGCAGAAGATTATCAAGCAAAAGTATCAAATTTATTAGCAGATTACCGTAAAAAGGCAGATGTTCCTGGTTTTAGAAAAGGACATGTACCAATGGGGATGATTAAAAAGCAGTACGGTAAATCTATTATGATGGATGAGGTGAACAAGCTTTTACAAGAGTCTTTAAATAAATTTATAGCAGAAGAGAAATTAGAAATGTTAGGTAATCCTTTACCTAGAATGAAAGAAGATTTTAACTGGGATGCTGAGGTTTTTTCTTTTGAATTTGAACTAGGTTTAGCACCTGTTTTTGAGGTAGATTTAAAAGCTAAAGATAAAGTTACGCAATACAATATTGTTGCAACAGAAGAATTACTTGACGAAGAAGTTAAGAACATACAAACTCGTTACGGAAACGTAAGTGCAATAGATGAAGCTACTGAAGAATCTAATATTACAGGTACTTTTGTAAATGAAGAAAAAGAAATAAACAAAAAATCTACTTTCATTGTAAAAGATGTAAATGGAGAAGCAAATATTGCTAAATTAGTGGGAGCTAAAGTTGGTGATGTAATAGAATTAGCAACTAAAGACTTGTTTGAAGACGCTCATAGATTACAACACCTTTTAGATGTTGAGCATGATGTAATTCACGATTTAGATATAACAGTTACCTTTACTGTAGAGGAAATTACAAAAACAACCCCAGCAGATTTAGACAAAGAATTGTTTGAGAAATTATTTGCAGATGGAAGTGTAATTACTGTATCTGATTTAAGAGGAAAAATTAAAGAAGACGCAGAAAAGCAATTTCAACAACAAGGAGATCAACAATTATTAAATGCTATTACAGAGTATTTAGTAGAAAGTACAAAGTTTGATTTACCAGCAGAGTTCTTAAAAAAATGGTTAAGAACAGCAGGAGAAAAGCCTTTAACAGATGAAGAAGCTACTGCAGAATTTGAAAAATCAGAAAAAGGTTTACGTTATCAATTAATCGAAGGAAAAGTGATGAAAGATAATGATATTAAAATAGATTATACAGAATTGGTAGACTATGCAAAAGGATTTATCCGTACGCAAATGGCTCAATTTGGTAATACAAATCCAGAAGAAAAAGAATTGGATGATATTGCTGGTAGAATCTTACAAAACCAAGAGGAAGCTCAGAAATTACAATCTCAGTTAATTAGTAACAAGTTATTAACTTTTTACAAAGAGAACATGAGTTTTAAATCTAAAGAGCTTTCTTACGAAGACTTTATTAAAGAAGTATATAAATAA
- a CDS encoding phage holin family protein: MKTFLKILLTALAVIVLANILPGISVAGYVAAIIVAVVISLLNMFVRPLLIFFTLPATIVTFGLFIFVINACIILLADKLVDGFAVSGFFAALLFSVLLSVFRSALFSLLKEDTKTIQN, from the coding sequence ATGAAAACCTTTTTAAAAATTTTATTAACGGCTTTAGCAGTAATTGTTTTAGCTAATATTTTACCAGGTATTTCGGTAGCAGGGTATGTTGCGGCTATTATTGTTGCAGTGGTTATATCGTTACTAAACATGTTTGTAAGACCACTTTTAATCTTCTTTACATTGCCAGCAACTATTGTCACTTTTGGCTTATTTATTTTTGTAATTAATGCTTGCATTATATTATTGGCAGATAAGTTAGTAGATGGTTTTGCTGTTTCCGGATTTTTTGCAGCGCTATTATTCAGTGTTTTACTATCTGTTTTTAGATCGGCATTATTTTCATTATTAAAAGAGGATACCAAAACAATTCAAAACTAA
- a CDS encoding GNAT family N-acetyltransferase, with the protein MMMIKTFDAFTRMSYININKISKFLHKHLEDDCKEDKSAIRKSLLYAAKETSNLGGYAFVIEEKDKIIGAIVVNKTGMSEYQSENLITYLAVHKEYREQKIATKLIKEATNYCNGNLSLNINRNNNAIELFKKNGFESEKIQMTLYK; encoded by the coding sequence ATGATGATGATTAAAACTTTTGACGCCTTTACAAGGATGTCCTACATTAATATTAATAAAATTTCAAAATTTTTACACAAGCACTTAGAAGACGACTGTAAAGAGGACAAAAGTGCCATTCGTAAATCACTTTTATATGCCGCCAAAGAAACATCTAACTTAGGTGGCTATGCATTTGTTATAGAAGAAAAAGACAAAATAATTGGCGCAATTGTAGTTAATAAAACAGGCATGAGTGAATATCAATCTGAAAACCTTATTACCTACTTGGCAGTTCATAAAGAATATAGAGAACAAAAAATTGCTACAAAACTAATAAAAGAGGCTACCAACTACTGTAACGGAAATCTTTCTTTAAACATCAATAGAAATAATAATGCCATTGAATTATTTAAGAAAAACGGATTTGAATCAGAGAAAATTCAAATGACATTGTACAAATAA
- the proC gene encoding pyrroline-5-carboxylate reductase: MKILVIGAGNMGLTYAQGMSKSRLLKKKNIMVLDKSAEKLEELNGISHFDAFEELGDCVPKADIIFIAVKPYHAENLFKALKPFTKPGQVIVSIMAGVNIENIKKYSGLNKIVRAMPNLPAQIGKGLTSYVTSEEVSRLEKLTVESLLDTTGKSMEVTSEKLIDASTGISGSGPAYVFYFMQSMMEAALKMGFSKNDSSVLVSQTFTGAIELFNQSNLSPNSWMEKVASKGGTTRAALDSMEDNNVNELIKDAAFAAFNRAVEMGKEN, from the coding sequence ATGAAAATATTAGTAATTGGAGCAGGAAACATGGGGCTAACGTATGCTCAAGGAATGTCTAAATCTAGATTGTTAAAGAAAAAAAACATCATGGTTTTAGATAAATCTGCAGAAAAGCTAGAAGAGCTAAACGGAATATCTCACTTCGATGCATTTGAAGAACTAGGAGACTGTGTGCCAAAAGCAGACATTATCTTTATTGCCGTAAAACCATACCACGCAGAAAACTTATTCAAAGCGTTAAAACCATTTACAAAACCAGGTCAGGTTATTGTATCTATTATGGCCGGTGTTAATATAGAAAACATTAAAAAATATTCTGGATTAAACAAAATAGTAAGAGCAATGCCAAACCTACCCGCGCAAATTGGTAAAGGTTTAACGTCTTACGTAACATCTGAAGAAGTATCTAGGTTAGAAAAATTAACCGTAGAAAGTTTATTAGACACCACTGGTAAATCTATGGAAGTTACCAGCGAAAAATTGATTGATGCTTCTACAGGAATTTCTGGTAGTGGACCTGCGTATGTATTTTACTTTATGCAAAGTATGATGGAGGCTGCCTTAAAAATGGGCTTTTCTAAAAATGATTCTTCTGTTTTGGTTAGTCAGACTTTTACTGGTGCTATCGAGTTGTTTAATCAATCTAACTTATCGCCAAATTCTTGGATGGAAAAAGTAGCTTCTAAAGGTGGTACTACACGTGCTGCGTTAGATTCTATGGAAGATAATAATGTAAATGAATTAATTAAAGACGCCGCTTTTGCTGCTTTTAACAGAGCTGTAGAAATGGGTAAAGAAAATTAA
- the proB gene encoding glutamate 5-kinase has product MYKERIVIKVGTNVMTNRDNRIVRPVLRRLVKQVAELYERGIICILVSSGSVIAGKEILGESSIENETQRRQVYSAIGQPRMMRHYYNIFNDYGMKCAQVLPTKRDFTPGVHRQNMINCCEGLLSEGVIPIANEDDAVSVTMSMFSDNDELASLIAQLINADKLIILTDIDGLYTGHPEAESSNLITNVNPTEDLDKYIKDSNKKPGEGRGGMGSKLDYAQEAASNNIPTYIANGKRDNTIIDIIDGKSVGTKVAL; this is encoded by the coding sequence ATGTACAAAGAAAGAATAGTAATTAAAGTAGGTACCAACGTAATGACAAACAGAGATAACAGAATTGTTAGACCTGTTTTAAGACGTTTGGTAAAACAAGTTGCAGAATTATACGAACGTGGTATTATTTGTATTTTAGTTTCTTCTGGATCTGTAATTGCAGGTAAAGAAATTCTAGGAGAATCTAGTATTGAAAATGAAACTCAAAGAAGACAAGTCTATTCTGCTATTGGACAACCAAGAATGATGCGCCATTATTACAATATTTTTAATGATTACGGAATGAAATGTGCTCAGGTTTTACCAACAAAGAGAGATTTTACTCCTGGTGTTCACAGACAGAATATGATAAATTGTTGCGAAGGTTTATTATCTGAAGGTGTAATTCCTATTGCTAATGAAGACGATGCTGTTTCTGTTACCATGTCTATGTTTTCTGACAATGATGAGCTAGCTAGTTTAATTGCACAGTTAATAAATGCGGATAAATTAATTATTCTAACAGATATAGACGGATTGTACACAGGACACCCAGAGGCTGAAAGTAGTAATTTAATTACCAATGTAAACCCTACTGAAGATTTAGACAAATACATAAAAGACAGCAACAAGAAACCTGGTGAAGGTAGAGGCGGAATGGGTTCTAAATTAGATTATGCACAAGAAGCGGCATCAAACAACATACCTACCTATATAGCAAACGGAAAAAGAGATAACACCATTATTGATATTATTGACGGAAAATCTGTTGGTACAAAAGTGGCACTTTAA
- a CDS encoding glutamate-5-semialdehyde dehydrogenase gives MKLLETTIKNNVLTSMTKILDENREALLKANKRDLDAFNKEDQAMFDRLILNDQKIDGMIKAINDVKAQEDPVNQIISDITLENGLKVTNKTAPFGTIMIIYESRPDVTVEAAVLAFKSNNRILLKGGKEALYSNKILVDFWHQALTENNLSEDYIKFLQMDRTETQAFLKNPTEQLDLIVPRGGERLINFVKEHATCAVLISGRGNNFIYIDESADWNKTLAVIINAKTAKISACNALDKILINKNIEGYEAKLKDLQAVLKERNVTILVDESIKKVLTDETLIPDANVWKEEFLALKCCIGAVENLDEATKMINTCSGGHSAAIMTTNDENADDFMQQVDCAAVYKNSSTRFTDGGQLGVGAELAISTDKLHHRGPLGLKKLVTNKYYIIGDGNVRV, from the coding sequence ATGAAATTACTAGAAACAACCATTAAAAATAACGTATTAACAAGCATGACCAAAATTCTTGATGAAAATCGAGAAGCATTATTAAAAGCAAATAAAAGAGATTTAGATGCTTTTAATAAAGAAGATCAGGCAATGTTTGACCGCTTGATTTTAAACGATCAAAAAATTGATGGAATGATAAAAGCCATCAATGACGTTAAAGCGCAAGAAGACCCAGTAAATCAAATTATTAGTGATATTACTTTAGAAAACGGATTAAAAGTAACTAATAAAACGGCGCCATTTGGTACCATTATGATTATCTACGAATCGAGACCAGATGTTACCGTAGAAGCTGCTGTTTTAGCCTTTAAATCTAACAATAGAATTTTATTAAAAGGAGGGAAAGAAGCCTTATATAGTAATAAAATATTAGTCGATTTTTGGCACCAAGCATTAACAGAAAATAATCTAAGTGAAGATTATATTAAGTTCTTGCAAATGGACAGAACAGAAACACAAGCATTTTTAAAAAACCCAACAGAACAATTAGATTTAATTGTACCAAGAGGTGGAGAACGCTTAATTAACTTTGTAAAAGAGCATGCAACGTGTGCCGTTTTAATTAGCGGAAGAGGAAATAACTTTATCTATATTGATGAAAGCGCCGACTGGAATAAAACCTTAGCGGTAATTATCAATGCAAAAACAGCTAAAATATCTGCTTGTAATGCGTTAGATAAAATTCTTATCAATAAAAATATAGAAGGTTACGAGGCAAAATTAAAAGACTTACAAGCTGTTTTAAAAGAAAGAAATGTAACTATTTTAGTTGATGAAAGCATTAAAAAAGTATTAACAGATGAGACTTTAATTCCGGATGCTAACGTTTGGAAAGAAGAGTTTTTAGCTTTAAAATGTTGTATTGGTGCCGTAGAAAATCTAGACGAAGCTACCAAAATGATTAACACCTGTTCTGGCGGACATTCTGCAGCTATAATGACAACCAATGATGAAAATGCAGATGATTTTATGCAACAAGTAGATTGTGCTGCTGTTTATAAAAATTCATCTACAAGATTTACAGATGGTGGACAATTAGGTGTTGGTGCAGAATTAGCAATTAGCACAGACAAATTACACCACAGAGGTCCGTTAGGATTAAAGAAATTAGTAACCAATAAGTACTATATTATTGGAGATGGTAATGTGCGTGTGTAA
- a CDS encoding lysophospholipid acyltransferase family protein has translation MALVTAKEIAQVIGLQKFGFFGTFIGWILLRILRISAINRIYEKNKNKKDLNFLNSILDDCNIKFEIPEEDLKRIPKEGPFITVSNHPLGGIDGVLLLKLLIEKRADYKIIANFLLHRVEPLKPYVMPVNPFESRKDAKSSVAGIKNALLHLREGKPLGIFPAGEVSTYKDGKLNVDKPWEEGAVRFIKKANVPVIPIYFHAKNSRLFYFLSKISDTLRTAKLPSEVISRGGRVVKVRIGKPISVNDQDEYKELSAFSEFIRKKTYMLANPFEKAHKLLSTQNIKIKKAAKKITSQRNTDLFIKEVDALREGDGRLLESKNYEVFFASAKEIPNLLHEIGRLREITFRAVGEGTNKEIDVDKFDKYYHHLLLWDNDANCLAGAYRMGLGKEIYKKYGINGFYIQTLFRIEPELFQMMENTIEMGRAFIIGEYQQKPMPLFLLWKGIVHVTLRYPEYKYLMGGVSISNQFSDFSKSLMIEFMKSHYYDPYIAQYIHPKKEYKVKLKDADKDFVFDATQSDMQKFDKIIDEIEPGALRIPVLIKKYVKQNARLVAFNVDPKFNNAVDGLMYIKVSDIPDSTVKPVMEEFQAELERKATELQNK, from the coding sequence ATGGCATTAGTAACAGCTAAAGAAATTGCACAAGTAATTGGTTTACAGAAGTTTGGTTTTTTTGGAACTTTTATTGGGTGGATTCTATTAAGGATACTTCGTATATCTGCAATCAATAGAATCTACGAGAAAAATAAAAATAAAAAAGATTTAAATTTTTTAAATAGTATTTTAGATGATTGCAATATCAAATTTGAAATTCCGGAAGAAGATTTAAAAAGAATTCCAAAAGAGGGGCCTTTTATTACGGTATCTAACCATCCTTTAGGCGGTATAGATGGTGTTTTATTACTAAAACTACTCATAGAAAAAAGAGCAGATTACAAAATTATAGCCAATTTTTTACTACACAGAGTTGAGCCCTTAAAGCCTTATGTAATGCCTGTAAATCCTTTTGAATCAAGAAAGGATGCTAAATCTAGTGTAGCTGGTATTAAAAATGCATTATTACATTTAAGAGAAGGAAAACCTTTGGGTATTTTTCCTGCAGGAGAAGTATCTACTTATAAAGATGGAAAGTTAAATGTAGATAAACCTTGGGAAGAAGGTGCGGTAAGGTTTATTAAAAAGGCAAATGTACCTGTTATTCCTATTTATTTTCATGCAAAAAACAGTCGTTTATTCTATTTTCTATCAAAAATATCAGATACTTTAAGAACTGCAAAATTACCTTCAGAAGTAATATCTAGAGGAGGTAGAGTAGTCAAAGTAAGAATAGGGAAACCAATTTCGGTTAATGACCAAGATGAATATAAGGAGCTTTCTGCGTTTTCAGAATTTATTAGAAAGAAAACATATATGTTGGCAAATCCGTTTGAGAAAGCCCATAAGTTACTTTCTACTCAGAATATAAAAATTAAAAAAGCAGCAAAAAAAATAACGTCTCAAAGAAATACAGATTTATTTATTAAAGAAGTAGATGCTTTAAGAGAAGGAGATGGTAGGCTGTTAGAAAGTAAGAATTACGAAGTGTTTTTTGCTAGTGCAAAAGAGATTCCTAATTTATTACATGAAATTGGTAGGTTACGAGAAATCACTTTTAGAGCTGTTGGTGAAGGAACCAATAAAGAAATTGATGTAGATAAATTCGACAAATATTACCACCATTTATTGCTCTGGGACAATGATGCAAACTGTTTGGCAGGCGCTTATAGAATGGGTCTTGGAAAAGAGATTTACAAAAAATATGGTATTAATGGCTTCTATATTCAAACCTTGTTTAGAATAGAACCAGAATTATTTCAAATGATGGAAAATACCATAGAAATGGGTAGGGCTTTCATTATTGGCGAATACCAACAAAAGCCAATGCCGTTATTTCTATTGTGGAAAGGGATTGTACATGTTACGCTGCGTTACCCAGAATATAAATATTTAATGGGCGGTGTTTCTATAAGCAATCAGTTTTCAGATTTCTCAAAATCGTTAATGATAGAGTTTATGAAATCTCACTATTACGATCCGTATATAGCGCAATACATTCATCCGAAGAAAGAATACAAAGTAAAATTAAAAGACGCCGATAAAGATTTTGTATTTGATGCCACACAATCAGACATGCAAAAGTTCGATAAAATTATCGACGAAATAGAACCTGGAGCTTTAAGAATTCCGGTTTTAATTAAAAAATACGTAAAACAAAATGCACGCTTAGTGGCGTTTAATGTAGATCCTAAATTTAATAATGCTGTAGATGGTTTAATGTATATTAAAGTTTCAGACATTCCAGATAGTACTGTAAAACCAGTTATGGAAGAGTTTCAGGCAGAATTAGAGCGTAAAGCTACAGAGTTGCAGAATAAATAA
- a CDS encoding aspartate kinase yields the protein MKIFKFGGASVKDAASVKNVTQILQSEGTESTVVVISAMGKITNAFEEVIDAYYNKTDKLSESLGVIEDFHKNLMNDLFDKDDEIYKEIDILLGELSWFLARNTSQRYNYVYDQIICFGELLSTKIVSAYLTKIGVENNWFDVRNYIKTDSNYRDAKVDWNLTQELISKKLDASKLNITQGFIAANDTENTTTLGREGSDYTAGIFAYCLDAENVTIWKDVPGVLNADPRVFTDTTLLEQISYEEAIEMAFYGASVIHPKTLQPLERKDIPLLVRSFINPKETGTRVSLGKMLEPFIPCFIVKKDQILVSISALDFSFMVENNISYIFQKLHDYQLKVNLIQNSAISFSVCIDNKFNKFDEFYNELKTQFKIDVQKGVDLFTVRHFDDKAVASIEAKGTPLLTQVNKETIQIVLVTK from the coding sequence ATGAAGATTTTTAAATTTGGAGGAGCGTCTGTAAAAGATGCAGCAAGTGTAAAAAATGTAACACAAATTTTACAAAGCGAAGGAACAGAAAGTACTGTAGTTGTAATTTCTGCCATGGGTAAAATAACAAATGCTTTTGAAGAGGTTATAGATGCTTATTATAATAAGACAGATAAGTTGTCTGAAAGCTTAGGTGTTATAGAAGACTTCCACAAAAATTTAATGAATGATTTGTTTGATAAGGACGATGAAATTTATAAAGAAATAGATATTCTTTTAGGAGAATTAAGTTGGTTTTTAGCAAGAAATACTTCACAGAGATATAATTATGTATATGATCAAATTATCTGTTTTGGAGAGCTTTTATCAACCAAAATAGTAAGTGCGTATTTAACCAAAATTGGTGTAGAAAATAACTGGTTCGATGTTAGAAACTACATAAAAACAGATAGTAACTATAGAGATGCAAAAGTAGATTGGAATTTAACGCAAGAACTAATCAGTAAAAAATTAGATGCATCTAAATTAAATATTACCCAAGGTTTTATTGCAGCAAATGATACAGAAAATACCACTACTTTAGGTAGAGAAGGGTCAGATTATACGGCAGGTATTTTTGCATATTGTTTAGATGCAGAAAATGTGACTATATGGAAAGACGTTCCTGGGGTTTTAAATGCAGATCCAAGAGTATTTACAGACACTACTTTATTAGAGCAAATTTCTTATGAAGAAGCAATAGAAATGGCTTTTTACGGAGCTTCTGTTATTCACCCAAAAACATTGCAACCTTTAGAAAGAAAAGACATTCCGTTATTGGTGCGTTCTTTTATCAACCCTAAAGAAACAGGTACTAGAGTTTCTTTAGGAAAAATGTTAGAACCTTTTATACCTTGTTTTATAGTTAAAAAAGATCAGATTTTGGTATCTATTTCTGCGTTAGATTTTTCTTTTATGGTAGAAAATAATATCAGTTATATCTTTCAAAAATTACATGATTATCAATTAAAAGTAAATTTAATTCAAAACTCAGCCATTAGTTTTTCTGTTTGTATCGATAATAAATTTAATAAGTTTGATGAATTTTACAATGAGTTAAAAACGCAGTTTAAAATTGATGTTCAGAAGGGTGTAGACCTGTTTACTGTGCGTCATTTTGATGATAAAGCTGTGGCAAGTATTGAAGCTAAAGGAACTCCTTTACTAACACAAGTAAATAAAGAAACTATACAAATTGTTTTAGTAACAAAGTAA
- a CDS encoding GNAT family N-acetyltransferase codes for MDFIVRLGEEKDMQSVLDLITELAVFEKEPDAVEITVEDLIKDGFSKNPKFKVFVAEQENKIIGIALFYERFSTWKGRTIHLEDLIVTKSKQKIGAGKALYTAVLKYAHDHNFKRVAWEVIDWNTNAVEFYKSTGATYLNDWSVVQMDKENLLKFIQNN; via the coding sequence ATGGATTTTATTGTAAGATTAGGAGAGGAAAAAGACATGCAATCTGTATTAGATTTAATTACAGAATTAGCAGTTTTTGAGAAAGAACCAGATGCTGTAGAAATTACAGTAGAAGATTTAATAAAAGATGGTTTTTCTAAGAATCCTAAGTTTAAGGTTTTTGTTGCAGAGCAAGAAAATAAAATTATTGGTATTGCTTTGTTTTACGAGCGTTTTTCTACCTGGAAAGGAAGAACAATTCATTTAGAAGATTTAATAGTTACTAAAAGTAAACAGAAAATAGGAGCAGGAAAAGCTTTGTATACTGCTGTTTTAAAATATGCTCATGATCATAACTTTAAAAGAGTTGCGTGGGAAGTAATTGATTGGAATACCAATGCAGTAGAATTTTATAAAAGTACAGGAGCAACGTATTTAAACGATTGGTCGGTAGTACAAATGGACAAAGAAAACTTATTAAAATTTATTCAAAATAATTAA